In Topomyia yanbarensis strain Yona2022 chromosome 2, ASM3024719v1, whole genome shotgun sequence, one DNA window encodes the following:
- the LOC131685342 gene encoding regucalcin-like isoform X1, which translates to MIKCQAQPTRLFISVVSCLVYASNSMAAELTVQQLPSPLSWLGEGPVWDTATQSLYYVDITGAAILRYDYAENRTYSATIDGISPISPIILVQGKPGQYVLGTGNKLVLVSWDGRSEKATFEKTVGDLGDSEKHVRFNDGKVDPQGRLYVGTMRLESLGDIFEQKEGKFYRFDGKVGGKFYEQKRDVSISNGLTWDEVTGKFYYIDSGARDIKEFDVLENGDLTNETVLYDLKVDGKNPDFVADGMTSDADGKLYVATWGGFKLLKINPKTKKVEQEIAIPAKQVTSAAFGGPKLDELFVTTAHTNNQEPPAGALFKVSGLGAKGKEMYKMVLSE; encoded by the exons ATGATCAAATGCCAAGCTCAGCCAACGAGGCTGTTTATATCAGTCGTATCGTGTCTGGTGTATGCATCGAACAGT ATGGCAGCCGAATTGACGGTTCAACAATTACCCAGTCCACTGTCCTGGCTCGGAGAGGGACCAGTCTGGGACACCGCTACACAGAGTCTGTACTATGTAGACATCACGGGAGCAGCCATCCTTCGTTACGACTATGCCGAAAACAGGACCTACAGTGCTACAATCG ACGGCATATCCCCGATTTCGCCGATTATCCTCGTTCAGGGCAAACCCGGCCAGTACGTTCTCGGGACGGGGAACAAACTGGTCCTCGTTAGCTGGGATGGTCGTTCGGAGAAGGCTACCTTCGAGAAGACGGTCGGCGATCTGGGTGACTCGGAAAAGCATGTCCGTTTCAACGATGGTAAAGTAGATCCGCAGGGGCGTCTCTACGTAGGAACCATGCGGTTGGAGTCGTTGGGTgatatttttgaacaaaaagAAGGTAAGTTTTATCGCTTTGACGGCAAGGTTGGTGGAAAGTTCTATGAACAGAAGCGCGATGTAAGCATCTCCAATGGATTAACGTGGGATGAAGTGACGGGCAAGTTTTACTACATTGATTCCGGGGCGCGGGATATAAAGGAATTCGATGTACTGGAAAATGGCGATTTGACAAACGAAACCGTTCTGTACGATTTGAAAGTTGACGGTAAAAATCCAGACTTTGTTGCGGATGGAATGACCAGTGATGCGGATGGAAAACTGTATGTCGCCACCTGGGGTGGTTTTAAACTTCTAAAGATTAATCCAAA gacgaaaaaggttgaacagGAGATTGCTATTCCTGCTAAGCAAGTAACATCGGCGGCATTTGGCGGTCCCAAATTGGATGAACTGTTTGTAACGACCGCCCATACTAACAATCAAGAGCCACCGGCTGGAGCGCTATTTAAAGTGTCTGGCTTAGGTGCGAAGGGAAAGGAAATGTATAAAATGGTGctcagtgaataa
- the LOC131685342 gene encoding regucalcin-like isoform X2, giving the protein MLIFKAEELLTFLDFLDESSVAMAAELTVQQLPSPLSWLGEGPVWDTATQSLYYVDITGAAILRYDYAENRTYSATIDGISPISPIILVQGKPGQYVLGTGNKLVLVSWDGRSEKATFEKTVGDLGDSEKHVRFNDGKVDPQGRLYVGTMRLESLGDIFEQKEGKFYRFDGKVGGKFYEQKRDVSISNGLTWDEVTGKFYYIDSGARDIKEFDVLENGDLTNETVLYDLKVDGKNPDFVADGMTSDADGKLYVATWGGFKLLKINPKTKKVEQEIAIPAKQVTSAAFGGPKLDELFVTTAHTNNQEPPAGALFKVSGLGAKGKEMYKMVLSE; this is encoded by the exons ATGTTGATTTTCAAGGCTGAAGAATTActgacttttttggattttttggaCGAATCTAGTGTAgcg ATGGCAGCCGAATTGACGGTTCAACAATTACCCAGTCCACTGTCCTGGCTCGGAGAGGGACCAGTCTGGGACACCGCTACACAGAGTCTGTACTATGTAGACATCACGGGAGCAGCCATCCTTCGTTACGACTATGCCGAAAACAGGACCTACAGTGCTACAATCG ACGGCATATCCCCGATTTCGCCGATTATCCTCGTTCAGGGCAAACCCGGCCAGTACGTTCTCGGGACGGGGAACAAACTGGTCCTCGTTAGCTGGGATGGTCGTTCGGAGAAGGCTACCTTCGAGAAGACGGTCGGCGATCTGGGTGACTCGGAAAAGCATGTCCGTTTCAACGATGGTAAAGTAGATCCGCAGGGGCGTCTCTACGTAGGAACCATGCGGTTGGAGTCGTTGGGTgatatttttgaacaaaaagAAGGTAAGTTTTATCGCTTTGACGGCAAGGTTGGTGGAAAGTTCTATGAACAGAAGCGCGATGTAAGCATCTCCAATGGATTAACGTGGGATGAAGTGACGGGCAAGTTTTACTACATTGATTCCGGGGCGCGGGATATAAAGGAATTCGATGTACTGGAAAATGGCGATTTGACAAACGAAACCGTTCTGTACGATTTGAAAGTTGACGGTAAAAATCCAGACTTTGTTGCGGATGGAATGACCAGTGATGCGGATGGAAAACTGTATGTCGCCACCTGGGGTGGTTTTAAACTTCTAAAGATTAATCCAAA gacgaaaaaggttgaacagGAGATTGCTATTCCTGCTAAGCAAGTAACATCGGCGGCATTTGGCGGTCCCAAATTGGATGAACTGTTTGTAACGACCGCCCATACTAACAATCAAGAGCCACCGGCTGGAGCGCTATTTAAAGTGTCTGGCTTAGGTGCGAAGGGAAAGGAAATGTATAAAATGGTGctcagtgaataa
- the LOC131685342 gene encoding regucalcin-like isoform X3 — MAAELTVQQLPSPLSWLGEGPVWDTATQSLYYVDITGAAILRYDYAENRTYSATIDGISPISPIILVQGKPGQYVLGTGNKLVLVSWDGRSEKATFEKTVGDLGDSEKHVRFNDGKVDPQGRLYVGTMRLESLGDIFEQKEGKFYRFDGKVGGKFYEQKRDVSISNGLTWDEVTGKFYYIDSGARDIKEFDVLENGDLTNETVLYDLKVDGKNPDFVADGMTSDADGKLYVATWGGFKLLKINPKTKKVEQEIAIPAKQVTSAAFGGPKLDELFVTTAHTNNQEPPAGALFKVSGLGAKGKEMYKMVLSE; from the exons ATGGCAGCCGAATTGACGGTTCAACAATTACCCAGTCCACTGTCCTGGCTCGGAGAGGGACCAGTCTGGGACACCGCTACACAGAGTCTGTACTATGTAGACATCACGGGAGCAGCCATCCTTCGTTACGACTATGCCGAAAACAGGACCTACAGTGCTACAATCG ACGGCATATCCCCGATTTCGCCGATTATCCTCGTTCAGGGCAAACCCGGCCAGTACGTTCTCGGGACGGGGAACAAACTGGTCCTCGTTAGCTGGGATGGTCGTTCGGAGAAGGCTACCTTCGAGAAGACGGTCGGCGATCTGGGTGACTCGGAAAAGCATGTCCGTTTCAACGATGGTAAAGTAGATCCGCAGGGGCGTCTCTACGTAGGAACCATGCGGTTGGAGTCGTTGGGTgatatttttgaacaaaaagAAGGTAAGTTTTATCGCTTTGACGGCAAGGTTGGTGGAAAGTTCTATGAACAGAAGCGCGATGTAAGCATCTCCAATGGATTAACGTGGGATGAAGTGACGGGCAAGTTTTACTACATTGATTCCGGGGCGCGGGATATAAAGGAATTCGATGTACTGGAAAATGGCGATTTGACAAACGAAACCGTTCTGTACGATTTGAAAGTTGACGGTAAAAATCCAGACTTTGTTGCGGATGGAATGACCAGTGATGCGGATGGAAAACTGTATGTCGCCACCTGGGGTGGTTTTAAACTTCTAAAGATTAATCCAAA gacgaaaaaggttgaacagGAGATTGCTATTCCTGCTAAGCAAGTAACATCGGCGGCATTTGGCGGTCCCAAATTGGATGAACTGTTTGTAACGACCGCCCATACTAACAATCAAGAGCCACCGGCTGGAGCGCTATTTAAAGTGTCTGGCTTAGGTGCGAAGGGAAAGGAAATGTATAAAATGGTGctcagtgaataa
- the LOC131685343 gene encoding elongation factor-like GTPase 1 — MVRVEFSQLVELQARTERIRNICILAHVDHGKTTLADSLIASNGIISQRLAGKMRYMDSRPDEQERQITMKSSSIALYYDQHLVNLIDSPGHVDFSSEVSTAIRLCDGAIVVVDVVEGVCPQTRICLKQAYNENLKTVLLLNKVDRLVLETKMDTVEAYKHLTQVLEQVNAVVGNIFASDVLAKEDMNSKDQVSALEDSDDSRIYFTPANGNVIFGSALDGWGFTTKMFAKLYQNKLGVPLEELEHAIWGDFFYSPKKKRIEKGAVDKGRKPLFAQLILDNLWNIYELVHNRDVDKLKGICEKLRIPQTSRDLKHSDIRIPIRNVLSQWLPMEKSLLEQVIQNVPNPQMIPDSKAEKLLCSRMEDFKSFPEQSQALKQDIIKCDAGSETLIVFISKMFPVEPKSISQSVVDCLAKLTLDSGQSNAQPEEEIFLAFARVYSGTLRRGDKVFVVGPKHDPKSLALETFDLESSPHIAQVQVEHLFILMGRQLEQVESVPAGNIVGIAGLQNHVLKTATLSNTPYCPPFVDLPKIATPILRVAVEPKNIQDMPKLVRGLKLLNQADACVEVRIQESGEHVLLTLGEVHLERCIKDLQESYAKVQLNVSKPIVPFKETIVTFVPSSEENPEQEIAKDKGQDKSVTIYTPNKQCCMKVLALPLPPAAIDLLEACNPILRALVKAQEAKELSHNLQESLNELRDKLCKILMDSELKEFNSATMEKIWSFGPKKYGTNILLNLSSFRNVPVWDLRKPPVSLEEAEIVNSDIRCNYESSFVNGFQLASLAGPLCDEPMQGVCFVLLEWSISQASEMDDQGSVASHGPLSGQIMSSVKEGCKKAFQNQPQRLVHPMYSCNITVSSDVLGKMYATIGRRHGRIQSADLIEGSGQFDVGAVIPVIESFNFASEIRKQTSGLAMPQLVFSHWEIVDIDPYWVPSTEEEYEQYGDKADFTNIAKVYMDSIRERKGLPVEKKTVEHAEKQRTLTKNK; from the exons ATGGTCCGGGTGGAGTTTTCCCAGCTCGTCGAGCTACAGGCACGTACGGAGCGAATCCGCAACATTTGCATTCTGGCGCACGTGGATCACGGTAAGACCACACTGGCAGATTCGCTAATCGCAAGCAATGGCATAATTTCGCAACGACTAGCTGGCAAAATGCGTTATATGGATAGCCGTCCCGATGAGCAGGAGCGGCAGATTACGATGAAGAGTAGCAGCATTGCGCTGTACTACGACCAACATCTGGTGAATCTGATTGATTCGCCTGGTCATGTAGATTTCTCCAGTGAGGTTTCCACTGCGATACGACTCTGTGATGGCGCAATTGTAGTTGTGGATGTCGTGGAAGGAGTTTGTCCTCAAACTAGGATCTGTTTGAAGCAAGCTTATAACGAGAACCTGAAGACGGTGCTGCTGTTGAATAAAGTCGATCGATTGGTACTGGAGACGAAAATGGACACGGTAGAAGCGTACAAACATTTGACGCAAGTTCTGGAACAGGTCAACGCTGTGGTGGGGAACATTTTCGCTTCCGATGTGCTAGCGAAGGAGGATATGAACTCGAAGGATCAGGTTTCCGCACTCGAAGATAGTGATGATTCCCGCATCTATTTTACACCAGCGAATGGAAATGTGATTTTTGGTTCGGCCCTTGATGGATGGGGTTTTACAacgaaaatgtttgctaaattaTACCAGAACAAGCTAGGAGTACCATTGGAAGAACTGGAACATGCCATATGGGGAGACTTTTTCTACAGccctaaaaagaaaagaatcgaAAAGGGAGCCGTGGACAAGGGACGTAAACCACTTTTTGCCCAGTTGATTTTGGATAATTTGTGGAACATCTACGAGCTGGTTCATAATCGAGACGTGGACAAGCTAAAGGGGATATGTGAAAAATTAAGAATTCCTCAAACATCACGTGATTTAAAACATTCCGATATTCGTATACCTATTAGGAACGTATTGTCACAGTGGCTTCCCATGGAAAAATCCCTGCTAGAACAGGTTATCCAAAATGTTCCTAATCCGCAGATGATTCCCGATTCAAAGGCGGAAAAATTGCTCTGTTCGAGAATGGAGGATTTCAAATCATTTCCCGAGCAATCGCAGGCTCTAAAACAGGACATAATTAAATGCGACGCGGGAAGCGAGACTTTGATTGTTTTCATCTCGAAAATGTTTCCAGTCGAACCGAAATCTATTTCCCAATCGGTTGTGGATTGTTTAGCAAAGTTAACTCTCGATTCGGGGCAAAGTAATGCACAACCAGAAGAGGAAATATTTCTAGCTTTTGCTCGAGTATATAGCGGGACACTGAGAAGAGGTGACAAAGTTTTCGTCGTAGGACCGAAGCATGATCCAAAAAGTTTAGCTTTGGaaacatttgatttggaatcctcACCTCATATTGCACAG GTTCAGGTGGAACATCTCTTCATACTAATGGGTCGACAACTGGAGCAAGTGGAATCGGTGCCAGCTGGCAATATCGTCGGCATAGCTGGTCTGCAGAATCACGTTCTCAAAACAGCTACACTGAGCAATACACCGTACTGTCCACCGTTCGTGGATTTGCCCAAAATCGCCACACCTATTCTTCGGGTAGCTGTGGAACCTAAGAACATTCAGGATATGCCTAAGCTGGTGCGAGGACTGAAACTACTGAACCAGGCAGACGCTTGCGTAGAGGTACGCATTCAGGAGAGTGGAGAACACGTTCTCCTCACGCTGGGGGAAGTCCACCTGGAACGATGCATCAAAGATCTTCAGGAGAGTTACGCAAAAGTGCAGTTGAACGTTTCGAAGCCGATCGTTCCGTTCAAGGAAACAATTGTAACATTTGTGCCTAGTTCCGAAGAGAATCCAGAACAGGAAATCGCCAAAGACAAGGGACAAGATAAATCGGTAACCATTTACACGCCGAACAAACAATGTTGTATGAAGGTGTTAGCTCTGCCTCTACCCCCGGCAGCCATCGACTTATTAGAGGCTTGCAACCCGATTCTGAGGGCGTTAGTGAAAGCTCAAGAAGCCAAAGAACTCTCTCATAATCTACAAGAATCTTTAAATGAGCTCAGAGACAAGTTATGTAAAATACTTATGGATAGTGAATTGAAAGAGTTCAATTCAGCCACGATGGAAAAAATCTGGAGCTTTGGGCCGAAGAAGTATGGAACGAACATCCTGCTAAACTTGTCTTCGTTCCGAAATGTACCGGTTTGGGACTTGCGGAAGCCCCCTGTTTCGCTCGAAGAAGCGGAAATAGTCAATAGCGATATACGTTGCAATTATGAATCTTCATTCGTCAACGGTTTCCAGTTAGCCAGTTTAGCCGGACCACTCTGCGATGAACCGATGCAAGGTGTTTGCTTCGTCCTACTTGAATGGTCAATTAGTCAGGCTTCGGAAATGGACGACCAGGGTTCGGTTGCATCGCACGGGCCACTTTCGGGTCAAATAATGTCCAGTGTCAAGGAAGGCTGCAAGAAAGCTTTCCAGAATCAGCCACAGCGCCTGGTTCATCCAATGTATAGCTGCAACATAACCGTTAGCTCCGACGTGCTGGGAAAAATGTACGCCACCATCGGCAGACGTCATGGGCGAATCCAATCTGCTGATCTGATTGAGGGCAGCGGTCAGTTCGACGTTGGCGCTGTCATCCCTGTGATTGAGTCGTTCAACTTTGCCTCCGAAATAAGGAAACAGACTTCAGGACTGGCGATGCCGCAGCTGGTGTTTAGTCATTGGGag ATTGTCGACATTGATCCTTACTGGGTACCTAGCACGGAAGAGGAATACGAGCAGTACGGAGACAAAGCTGACTTCACTAACATTGCCAAAGTTTACATGGACTCGATACGAGAACGGAAGGGCTTGCCTGTGGAGAAGAAAACTGTGGAACACGCCGAGAAGCAGCGGACGCTGACGAAAAATAAATAA
- the LOC131685344 gene encoding pre-rRNA 2'-O-ribose RNA methyltransferase FTSJ3 — protein MGKKTKVGKDRRDKFYKLAKETGYRSRAAFKLIQLNRRFGFLQQSQVCIDLCAAPGGWMQVAKQNMPVSSVVIGVDLYPIKNVPGCISLVGDITTDKTKSDLTKELKTWKADVVLNDGAPNVGRNWLFDAYQQVCLTLSATKLATQFLKPGGWFITKVFRSKDYNALIWVLKQLFKKVHATKPSASRNESAEIFVVCQHYRAPDKIDPRFLDAKYVFEELDIEPQVKVNLLKQVEKAKKPKVEGYEGTDVRKIIGVTEFLKNDKPLNLLAQITEIHFDNETAKNHPRTTSEIRECCKDIKVLGRKDLSDLIKWHKQLSGELYPPQPEEAKSAKEKGKKLLKLNEKIDQEDGEEPDEDTVELRNMDNEISALQKEELQDAKRKRKKANKERAKLNEKLSLKMVIKGDLGPTEEADAMVFTLNDIKSQKQMNSLMDAPPDVLSGPAFHDDDDDGRPRKKQKYVKYDKETKGDLFEDEKILAQKLDDEDSDADLDRPGLGLKDEDDDDDLQMEHDEDGEAAVDSDDPDAQNPLITDLDYRHKDEKRRAKAQLWFEKDSFKNVLGDEDKTLDYDLDRLTEMYKKSGVEVVGQDKTNKEDRPLGKKARRRARHDVTGENSSSDDSDSEEEVDDASFEHKTVEKIGGKDGFEVVSAERPKKVKLSEQELALGQLLVTGKKTRRDLIDAAWNRYTFNDTNLPDWFIKDEEKTMKKEVPVPHEVASTYKKNLEEMNVRSIKKVMEAKARKKKHAAKRLDKIKKKAETIMENVDNTNQEKIRLLKKLYKKSDAKKKEITYVVAKKAGVSGKKVRRPKGVEGRFKVVDPRMKKDRRGEEAKTRRSAKKGGGKSKGGGKPKGGGKSKGGKAAKGPKGRRAK, from the exons ATGGGTAAAAAAACAAAGGTAGGAAAGGATCGGCGGGATAAGTTCTACAAGCTCGCCAAGGAAACCG GCTACCGTTCCCGTGCCGCCTTCAAGCTAATACAGCTTAACCGTCGCTTTGGGTTCCTCCAGCAATCGCAAGTATGTATTGATCTTTGTGCCGCACCCGGTGGTTGGATGCAGGTAGCCAAACAGAACATGCCCGTTTCCAGTGTCGTTATAGGGGTTGATCTGTATCCGATCAAGAATGTTCCCGGATGTATCAGTTTGGTGGGTGACATTACTACCGATAAAACCAAGTCGGATCTAACGAAAGAGCTAAAGACTTGGAAAGCGGACGTGGTTCTAAACGATGGGGCACCGAATGTCGGTCGAAACTGGTTGTTCGATGCATACCAACAGGTTTGTTTGACACTGAGTGCCACCAAACTGGCAACGCAGTTTCTGAAACCGGGAGGATGGTTTATTACAAAGGTCTTTCGGTCGAAGGACTACAACGCGTTGATATGGGTGCTGAAGCAGCTCTTCAAGAAAGTCCACGCAACGAAACCATCAGCTTCCAGAAATGAATCGGCGGAAATTTTCGTCGTTTGTCAGCACTATCGGGCACCGGATAAAATTGATCCAAGGTTTTTGGATGCCAAGTATGTCTTTGAAGAGCTGGACATTGAACCGCAGGTTAAAGTGAACCTGCTAAAGCAGGTGGAAAAGGCAAAGAAACCGAAGGTAGAAGGATACGAGGGAACGGATGTTCGAAAGATAATTGGCGTCACGGAATTTCTGAAGAATGATAAGCCTTTGAACCTGCTGGCACAGATTACGGAGATTCACTTTGACAATGAAACGGCCAAAAACCATCCTCGCACGACGTCGGAAATTCGAGAGTGTTGTAAGGATATTAAAGTTCTGGGCAGGAAGGATTTGAGTGATTTGATAAAATGGCATAAGCAATTGAGTGGGGAATTATATCCTCCACAGCCGGAAGAAGCGAAGAGCGCTAAGGAGAAAGGAAAGAAATTACTCAAACTGAATGAAAAGATTGACCAGGAAGATGGGGAAGAGCCTGACGAAGATACGGTGGAGTTGAGGAATATGGATAATGAAATTAGCGCGTTGCAAAAGGAGGAACTACAGGATGCTAAACGGAAGCGTAAAAAGGCGAACAAGGAGCGAGCCAAATTGAACGAAAAGCTCAGCTTGAAGATGGTCATTAAAGGTGATTTGGGCCCGACAGAAGAAGCCGACGCTATGGTTTTTACTTTGAACGATATAAAAAGCCAAAAGCAGATGAATTCTTTGATGGATGCTCCGCCAGATGTGCTGTCCGGTCCTGCTTttcacgatgatgatgatgatggacggccgagaaaaaagcaaaagtatgtCAAGTATGACAAAGAAACGAAAGGAGATTTGTTTGAGGATGAGAAGATTCTGGCGCAAAAATTGGACGACGAAGATAGCGATGCCGATCTTGATCGTCCCGGATTAGGCTTGAAGGATGAAGACGACGATGATGATCTACAGATGGAACATGACGAGGACGGAGAAGCGGCAGTAGACAGTGACGATCCAGATGCCCAGAATCCTTTGATTACCGATTTGGACTATCGACACAAAGATGAGAAACGCCGAGCAAAAGCGCAACTGTGGTTCGAAAAAGATtcattcaaaaatgttcttggaGATGAGGATAAAACCTTGGACTACGATCTGGATCGGTTAACTGAAATGTACAAAAAATCCGGCGTCGAAGTAGTCGGTCAAGACAAAACGAACAAAGAGGATAGGCCATTAGGTAAGAAAGCTCGTCGGCGGGCGAGACATGATGTAACCGGAGAAAACTCATCATCTGATGATTCGGACTCAGAGGAGGAAGTTGATGATGCAAGCTTTGAACATAAAACAGTTGAGAAAATCGGAGGTAAGGATGGCTTTGAGGTTGTTTCTGCTGAACGTCCCAAAAAGGTGAAATTGAGCGAACAAGAACTGGCTCTGGGACAGCTGCTGGTGACCGGTAAAAAGACCCGTCGAGATTTAATCGATGCCGCCTGGAACCGGTACACGTTTAACGATACCAATTTGCCCGATTGGTTCATCAAGGATGAGGAGAAAACAATGAAGAAGGAAGTTCCGGTACCGCACGAAGTTGCCAGTACCTACAAAAAGAACCTCGAAGAGATGAACGTTCGCTCGATCAAGAAAGTGATGGAAGCGAAGGCAAGAAAGAAGAAGCATGCCGCTAAGCGGTTAGATAAGATTAAGAAAAAGGCGGAAACCATCATGGAAAATGTGGACAATACCAATCAGGAGAAAATACGACTACTGAAAAA aTTGTACAAAAAGTCGGACGCCAAAAAGAAGGAAATAACGTACGTAGTGGCCAAGAAGGCCGGCGTCAGTGGGAAGAAAGTGCGCCGGCCGAAAGGGGTCGAAGGTCGCTTCAAAGTTGTCGATCCGCGTATGAAAAAGGATAGGCGCGGCGAGGAAGCGAAAACACGCCGCTCGGCCAAGAAGGGCGGAGGCAAATCGAAAGGGGGCGGCAAACCGAAAGGTGGTGGCAAATCGAAAGGAGGGAAGGCTGCTAAGGGCCCAAAGGGTAGACGGGCAAAGTAG